From the genome of Marixanthomonas ophiurae, one region includes:
- the mrdA gene encoding penicillin-binding protein 2, translated as MRKLLLLVVVLITGVVFAGRLFYLQVYDTSFQQLSQNNAVKVLYDYPQRGYVFDRDGKLLVSNQPSYDVMVIPREVKPLDTTEFCKLLKITEGRFDTILNKARVYSPRLPSVVIPQLTKAEYAFLSEKMYKYEGFYIQKRSLRDYQVKHSANVLGYIAEVNKRIIKENPYYQMGELIGKQGVELQYEDLLRGVKGVKYIQKDRFNRDIGPFNNGVFDTLPQKGKDLQLTIDSELQKYGEELMVNKRGGIVAIEPKTGEILSLVTAPNYDPGLLVGRERSENFTRLWYDTIAKPLFDRGLQGEYPPGSPFKTLTALIGMQENVIDTKERISCHGGYHYGRGRKLGCHHHPSPLSMVGGIANSCNAYFCTVYRRTIEKYPTPQKGMDAWETHLESFGLGHYLGYDLPSGRPGKIPDAQTYNSMYPENNWYATATISNAIGQGEVLMTPIQMANFTATIANRGWYYTPHVIKSIGETDTIPKEYTKKHKTTIDPQYFEPVVEGMHEVYTRGTASYIRVPDIEICGKTGTAENFIRIDGKRMQLTDHSIFVAFAPKDDPKIAIAVFVENGYWGSRWAGRIAGLMIEKYIKGEITRKDMENYVLNGSLEEEYAKPYSDEPFKINR; from the coding sequence ATGCGTAAACTGTTATTACTTGTTGTTGTATTAATTACTGGAGTAGTTTTTGCCGGACGGTTATTCTATTTACAAGTGTATGACACATCCTTTCAACAATTATCACAAAACAATGCTGTAAAGGTACTGTATGATTATCCTCAACGGGGTTATGTATTTGATCGTGATGGAAAACTACTCGTCTCCAACCAACCTTCTTACGATGTGATGGTCATTCCAAGAGAGGTAAAACCACTAGACACAACCGAGTTTTGTAAACTTTTAAAAATCACTGAAGGCAGATTTGACACCATTTTAAATAAAGCCCGTGTCTATTCCCCTAGATTACCTTCAGTAGTTATTCCGCAGTTAACAAAAGCTGAGTATGCTTTTCTTTCAGAAAAAATGTATAAATATGAAGGATTTTATATTCAGAAAAGGTCCTTAAGGGACTACCAAGTAAAACACTCAGCAAACGTTTTAGGTTACATTGCTGAAGTGAACAAGCGCATTATTAAGGAAAACCCTTATTACCAAATGGGAGAGTTAATAGGCAAACAAGGCGTTGAACTTCAGTATGAAGATTTATTGCGTGGCGTAAAAGGCGTTAAATACATACAGAAAGACAGATTTAATAGAGATATAGGCCCCTTTAACAATGGTGTTTTTGACACGCTTCCACAAAAAGGAAAAGACTTGCAACTAACCATAGATTCTGAACTGCAAAAATATGGTGAAGAATTAATGGTAAACAAACGAGGTGGTATTGTTGCCATTGAACCTAAAACAGGCGAGATCTTAAGTTTAGTCACCGCGCCTAATTACGATCCTGGTTTATTAGTAGGCAGGGAACGTTCTGAAAATTTTACACGGCTATGGTACGACACCATTGCAAAACCCCTATTTGATCGTGGATTACAAGGAGAATATCCTCCCGGATCACCTTTTAAAACACTTACTGCCTTAATAGGAATGCAAGAAAATGTAATTGATACTAAAGAAAGAATTTCTTGTCACGGAGGTTACCATTATGGAAGAGGGAGGAAATTAGGATGCCACCACCATCCTAGCCCTTTATCTATGGTAGGTGGAATTGCTAACTCTTGTAATGCCTATTTTTGTACAGTATATAGACGTACCATTGAAAAATACCCAACACCTCAAAAAGGGATGGACGCCTGGGAAACCCACCTAGAAAGTTTTGGCTTGGGGCATTATTTAGGATACGACTTACCCAGCGGACGACCAGGAAAAATACCCGATGCACAAACATATAATAGTATGTACCCAGAAAATAATTGGTATGCTACTGCCACTATTTCAAATGCAATTGGTCAAGGTGAAGTGTTAATGACCCCTATACAAATGGCAAATTTTACAGCAACTATTGCTAATCGAGGCTGGTATTATACCCCACACGTTATAAAAAGTATAGGAGAGACAGACACCATCCCAAAAGAATATACCAAAAAACATAAAACAACGATAGACCCCCAGTATTTTGAACCTGTTGTAGAAGGTATGCATGAAGTATACACCCGTGGTACAGCATCGTATATAAGAGTTCCTGATATTGAAATATGTGGAAAAACAGGTACTGCTGAAAACTTCATCCGGATAGATGGTAAACGTATGCAGTTGACCGACCACTCCATATTTGTTGCTTTTGCACCCAAAGATGATCCAAAAATCGCTATAGCTGTTTTTGTTGAAAATGGATATTGGGGCTCCAGATGGGCAGGTAGAATTGCTGGCTTAATGATAGAAAAATATATAAAAGGTGAGATCACTCGAAAAGACATGGAAAATTACGTGTTAAATGGCAGCTTAGAAGAAGAATATGCTAAACCGTATAGTGACGAACCTTTTAAAATTAATCGATAA
- the mreC gene encoding rod shape-determining protein MreC — protein sequence MQQIIFFFIRNKNFLLFGLLFLISVYLTIQTHSYHNGKYVSSANFLSGNVFSAKSNVTGYFGLENENKRLIEENIHLRTQLENLKSIANTSTLDSTVLPSGYIFRNARIINNTYSKSKNYLTLRKGKKDSVKIDMGVISSKGIIGIINATSENFSTVQSILNTNSQINARLKESNHFGTLKWDTKDPNRVQLVDIPRLAPVKVGDTIITGGKSTIFPEGILIGTIEEFNLDGDANYYDLQIKLFNDMTSLKHVYLIENTNKEEILQLENEVEDAE from the coding sequence ATGCAACAGATTATCTTTTTCTTTATACGGAATAAAAATTTCCTGTTGTTTGGTCTTTTGTTCCTTATTTCAGTTTATCTTACGATACAAACCCATTCGTATCACAACGGGAAGTATGTAAGCTCAGCTAACTTTTTAAGCGGAAATGTTTTTAGTGCCAAAAGTAATGTTACTGGCTATTTTGGGCTTGAAAACGAAAACAAACGCTTAATAGAAGAGAACATCCATCTGAGAACTCAACTGGAAAATTTAAAAAGTATCGCTAACACTTCAACTTTGGATAGCACGGTACTTCCATCGGGATATATTTTTAGGAATGCTCGTATTATAAACAATACGTATTCAAAATCGAAGAACTATTTAACGTTAAGAAAAGGAAAGAAAGATAGTGTCAAGATTGATATGGGTGTAATTTCTTCCAAAGGAATTATAGGGATTATTAATGCTACATCAGAGAATTTTTCAACTGTACAATCTATTTTAAACACCAATAGCCAGATAAATGCTCGGTTAAAAGAATCGAATCATTTTGGAACTTTAAAGTGGGATACAAAAGATCCAAATAGGGTTCAATTAGTAGATATCCCGCGATTAGCCCCGGTTAAAGTTGGTGACACTATTATCACTGGTGGAAAATCAACCATTTTTCCAGAAGGTATTTTAATAGGTACTATTGAAGAGTTTAATCTAGATGGAGATGCTAATTATTACGACCTCCAGATTAAGTTATTTAATGATATGACAAGCTTAAAGCATGTCTATCTAATTGAGAATACAAACAAAGAAGAAATATTGCAATTGGAAAATGAAGTAGAAGATGCAGAATAA
- a CDS encoding rod shape-determining protein: MGFFDFLTEEIAIDLGTANTLIIHNDKVVVDAPSIVARDRSTGKIIAVGREASMMQGKTHENIKTIRPLKDGVIADFDASEKMINMFIKDIPALKKKWLTPSLRMVICIPSGITEVEMRAVKESAERVNGKEVYLIHEPMAAAIGIGVDIMQPKGNMVVDIGGGTTEIAVIALGGIVCDKSIKIAGDVFTNDIIYYMRTQHNLYVGERTAEKIKIQIGAATEDLELPPEEMSVQGRDLLTGKPKQVQTSFREIAKALDKSILRIEDAVMETLSQTPPELAADIYNTGIYLAGGGSMLRGLDKRLSQKTDLPVYIAEDPLRAVVRGTGICLKNLNKYKSVLIK; this comes from the coding sequence ATGGGATTTTTTGATTTCTTAACGGAAGAAATAGCCATCGATTTAGGGACCGCAAACACCCTGATCATTCACAACGACAAGGTTGTTGTAGATGCGCCTTCCATTGTTGCACGAGACCGTTCTACCGGGAAAATTATTGCCGTTGGGCGCGAAGCCAGTATGATGCAAGGTAAAACGCACGAAAACATTAAAACAATTCGCCCATTGAAAGATGGAGTAATTGCCGATTTTGATGCCAGTGAAAAAATGATCAACATGTTCATTAAGGATATTCCGGCATTAAAAAAGAAGTGGCTTACGCCTTCACTACGAATGGTAATTTGTATCCCAAGTGGGATTACAGAAGTGGAAATGCGAGCGGTAAAAGAAAGCGCCGAACGGGTTAATGGAAAAGAGGTATATCTTATTCACGAGCCTATGGCAGCAGCTATCGGTATTGGCGTGGATATTATGCAACCTAAAGGAAATATGGTGGTCGATATAGGAGGTGGTACTACTGAAATTGCCGTGATTGCTCTAGGTGGAATTGTTTGTGATAAATCTATAAAGATTGCAGGTGATGTGTTTACAAATGATATTATCTATTATATGCGAACCCAACATAACTTGTATGTGGGAGAACGCACTGCTGAAAAAATTAAAATCCAAATAGGTGCTGCTACCGAAGATCTTGAATTGCCACCAGAAGAAATGTCTGTTCAAGGACGTGACCTTCTTACTGGGAAACCAAAGCAAGTTCAAACCTCCTTTAGAGAAATAGCAAAAGCGCTGGATAAATCTATTCTTCGTATTGAAGATGCGGTAATGGAAACGTTATCGCAAACCCCTCCAGAATTAGCTGCCGATATTTACAACACAGGTATCTATTTAGCTGGTGGTGGTTCTATGCTTCGGGGACTTGACAAGCGGTTATCTCAAAAAACAGATCTTCCTGTTTATATTGCTGAAGATCCATTAAGAGCTGTCGTTAGAGGTACCGGTATTTGTTTAAAAAACCTAAACAAATATAAAAGTGTATTGATAAAATAG
- the purH gene encoding bifunctional phosphoribosylaminoimidazolecarboxamide formyltransferase/IMP cyclohydrolase — translation MGDTKKITSALISVFHKDGLAPIVKELDKLGVTIYSTGGTQKFINDLGIEVIPVEEVTDYPSILGGRVKTLHPKVFGGILNRQDNDGDVAEMKEYNIPQLDLVIVDLYPFEKTVASGASEQDIIEKIDIGGISLIRAAAKNFKDTLCVSSMEDYEEVLHIISENEGSISVNDRKKFAAKAFNISSHYDSAIFNYFNAETEMPTLKISEAKGKELRYGENPHQKGFFFGDFDAMFDKLHGKELSYNNLLDVDAAVNLMAEFTNDAPTFAVLKHNNACGIAQRDTVKQAYVDALAGDPVSAFGGILISNSEIDEATAEEIHKLFCEVVIAPSFSEKALEILKGKKNRILLIQKETKLPTIQVRTSLNGYLVQDKDHKTDSKEELTYKTNNKPTDSELEDLMFASKICKHTKSNTIVLAKNKQLCASGTGQTSRVDALRQAIEKANNFKFNLDGAVMASDAFFPFPDCVEIADNAGISAVIQPGGSIKDELSIDYCNENEMSMVFTGTRHFKH, via the coding sequence ATGGGCGACACAAAAAAAATCACTTCTGCATTAATTTCAGTTTTTCATAAAGATGGGCTGGCTCCTATTGTTAAAGAACTAGACAAACTGGGAGTTACTATCTATTCTACCGGAGGAACTCAAAAATTTATTAACGATTTGGGAATAGAAGTTATTCCTGTTGAAGAAGTGACCGATTACCCTTCTATTTTAGGAGGTCGTGTTAAAACACTACATCCAAAAGTTTTTGGCGGTATTTTAAACCGTCAAGATAACGATGGTGATGTAGCCGAAATGAAAGAATACAACATCCCACAGTTAGATTTAGTGATTGTAGATTTATATCCTTTTGAAAAAACAGTCGCTTCTGGTGCTTCGGAACAAGACATTATTGAAAAAATTGACATCGGCGGAATTTCATTAATTCGTGCCGCAGCTAAAAATTTTAAGGATACGCTTTGTGTTTCTTCTATGGAAGATTACGAAGAAGTATTGCATATTATTTCAGAAAATGAAGGCTCCATTTCAGTAAACGATCGAAAAAAATTCGCTGCGAAAGCGTTTAATATTTCATCGCATTACGACTCAGCAATTTTTAATTATTTCAATGCTGAAACTGAAATGCCCACACTAAAAATTAGCGAAGCAAAAGGAAAAGAACTTCGTTATGGCGAAAACCCGCACCAGAAAGGTTTTTTCTTTGGTGATTTTGATGCGATGTTCGACAAATTACACGGTAAAGAATTAAGCTATAACAACCTGCTCGATGTAGATGCCGCAGTAAACTTAATGGCTGAATTTACAAACGACGCCCCTACTTTTGCCGTATTAAAACATAATAACGCCTGTGGAATTGCCCAGCGAGACACCGTCAAACAAGCTTATGTAGATGCGTTGGCCGGCGATCCTGTTTCGGCATTTGGCGGAATTTTAATCAGTAATTCTGAAATTGACGAAGCCACTGCTGAAGAAATTCACAAATTATTCTGCGAAGTAGTTATCGCCCCTTCTTTTTCAGAAAAAGCATTAGAAATTCTGAAAGGCAAAAAGAATCGAATTTTATTAATTCAGAAAGAAACAAAACTGCCCACAATTCAAGTTAGGACGAGCCTTAACGGATATTTGGTTCAAGATAAAGACCACAAAACAGATTCAAAAGAAGAATTAACGTACAAAACCAACAATAAACCAACCGATAGCGAGTTAGAAGACTTGATGTTTGCTTCGAAAATATGTAAACACACTAAGAGCAACACCATTGTTTTAGCTAAAAACAAGCAGTTGTGTGCGAGCGGAACGGGACAAACGTCTCGTGTAGATGCATTACGCCAAGCTATTGAAAAAGCCAACAACTTTAAATTTAATTTAGATGGGGCTGTTATGGCCAGTGACGCTTTTTTCCCGTTTCCAGACTGTGTAGAAATAGCAGACAACGCCGGAATATCTGCAGTAATACAACCAGGAGGCTCCATAAAAGACGAGCTTAGCATTGATTATTGCAACGAAAATGAAATGTCCATGGTATTTACCGGTACACGTCATTTTAAACACTAA
- a CDS encoding ABC transporter permease: MLVYLRVLKESFAFAVNALRNNKLRTFLSLVGVTIGIFSIIAVLAAVDSLKKEIEGNISSLDKSTIILAHFSFGPSDIPRWKREQFPMVSFEEYQYLESNVPNLDYATYTLNVPNENIKYGDNQISDVPIGAVTESYYYIEALQLDSGRFFNGAESNSGSPVLVIGYEIAQKLFNGSERALGKQVRIYGRKFTVIGVLEKEGAGLFGGSKDTSIWMPVNIVRRMYGDNNKNTFPQIVIKPKKDIDNEEFIAILEQKLRLKRGLRPDDVSTFFVNQLQGFADMIDNITGQMNLIGLVISGFSLLVGGFGIANIMFVSVKERTNLIGIQKSLGAKNRFILLQFLFEAVILAVIGGLIGLFLVFLVSLLASQFTGDFEFVLSPWNMFIGTAISAVIGLISGILPAISASKLDPVEAIRTGM; this comes from the coding sequence ATGCTGGTTTACTTACGTGTTTTAAAAGAAAGTTTTGCTTTTGCCGTCAATGCATTACGAAATAATAAACTGCGAACTTTTTTATCATTAGTAGGCGTTACTATTGGTATTTTTTCAATTATTGCAGTCTTAGCTGCAGTAGATTCTTTGAAAAAAGAAATTGAAGGAAATATTAGTTCATTAGATAAAAGCACGATTATCCTTGCCCATTTCTCTTTTGGTCCAAGCGATATCCCCCGTTGGAAACGAGAACAGTTTCCTATGGTTTCTTTTGAAGAATACCAATATTTAGAAAGTAATGTGCCTAACCTCGATTATGCTACGTACACTTTAAACGTGCCTAATGAAAATATAAAATATGGCGATAACCAGATTAGCGATGTGCCAATTGGTGCCGTAACAGAAAGTTATTACTACATTGAAGCATTACAATTAGATTCTGGACGATTTTTTAATGGAGCAGAATCTAATAGTGGTTCGCCAGTTTTGGTTATAGGATATGAAATTGCACAAAAATTATTCAACGGAAGTGAACGGGCCCTTGGTAAACAAGTACGAATTTATGGTCGAAAATTTACAGTAATAGGTGTGCTTGAAAAAGAGGGCGCAGGGTTATTTGGTGGCTCAAAAGATACATCAATCTGGATGCCCGTAAATATTGTACGGCGAATGTATGGCGATAACAATAAAAACACGTTTCCTCAAATTGTTATTAAGCCTAAAAAAGATATAGATAATGAAGAGTTCATTGCTATTTTAGAACAAAAACTACGCTTAAAAAGAGGGCTGAGACCTGATGATGTAAGTACCTTTTTTGTAAATCAACTACAAGGATTTGCCGATATGATTGATAACATAACTGGGCAAATGAATTTAATTGGTTTGGTTATTAGTGGCTTTTCATTGCTAGTAGGTGGTTTTGGTATTGCCAATATTATGTTTGTGAGTGTTAAGGAACGAACTAATTTGATAGGAATTCAAAAATCATTGGGAGCTAAAAACCGGTTTATCTTGCTTCAATTTTTATTCGAGGCCGTTATTTTAGCGGTTATTGGAGGGTTAATTGGGCTTTTCTTGGTTTTTTTGGTCTCTCTCTTAGCTTCACAGTTTACAGGTGATTTTGAGTTTGTGCTTTCCCCTTGGAATATGTTTATTGGAACTGCAATTTCAGCGGTGATTGGGTTAATATCAGGAATACTTCCGGCTATTTCAGCTTCAAAATTAGATCCAGTAGAAGCGATTCGGACTGGAATGTAA
- a CDS encoding GAF domain-containing protein, whose translation MPFDVLKPKVNTILANDKEPVKQRLYEVCELLQTSLGYYDWVGFYFANHEQKTLHLEAFAGEPTDHIVIPFGKGICGQVAESNANFVVADVKAQNNYIACNMYVKAEIVVPLFKSGKNIGQIDIDSHTEDPFSVEDERFLEWINQQVAEIL comes from the coding sequence ATGCCTTTTGATGTTTTGAAACCCAAAGTAAACACAATTTTAGCAAATGACAAGGAACCTGTAAAACAACGCCTTTATGAAGTATGTGAACTATTGCAAACCTCTTTAGGATATTACGATTGGGTTGGCTTCTACTTCGCTAATCACGAGCAGAAAACCTTGCATCTAGAAGCATTTGCAGGCGAACCTACCGATCACATAGTTATTCCCTTCGGAAAAGGTATTTGCGGGCAAGTAGCAGAATCGAATGCCAATTTTGTGGTTGCCGATGTAAAAGCTCAAAACAATTACATAGCTTGCAACATGTATGTTAAAGCTGAAATTGTAGTCCCTCTTTTTAAAAGCGGAAAAAATATTGGACAAATAGATATAGACTCACATACCGAAGATCCTTTCTCAGTAGAAGATGAGCGATTTTTAGAGTGGATAAACCAGCAAGTTGCTGAAATATTATAA
- the xrtF gene encoding exosortase family protein XrtF, producing MKKLFVKYKAVIQFILLFLGTYLLLTFLYTLYLKYAEHGVYYPDFFTNLVAKQSNAVIQAFGYNGVVKPEPTGPFMGLYINDVFLARVVEGCNAISIIILFVAFIISFTQKFKKTLLFIFAGIALIYAVNILRIALLTIALYHYPEYTDFLHQIVFPAIIYGMVFLLWLFWVRNLKVKSRNTNE from the coding sequence TTGAAAAAATTATTTGTAAAATATAAAGCCGTTATCCAGTTTATACTCTTGTTTTTGGGTACGTATCTGCTTTTAACCTTCTTGTACACACTGTATTTAAAGTACGCTGAACACGGGGTCTATTATCCTGATTTTTTCACCAATTTGGTAGCGAAACAGAGCAATGCCGTAATACAAGCTTTTGGCTATAATGGAGTTGTTAAGCCAGAACCTACAGGTCCTTTTATGGGATTGTATATTAATGATGTTTTTTTGGCTCGTGTTGTAGAGGGATGTAATGCGATAAGTATTATAATATTATTTGTGGCTTTCATTATTTCATTTACACAAAAGTTTAAGAAAACACTGTTGTTTATTTTTGCAGGTATAGCTTTAATTTATGCAGTAAATATTTTGCGGATAGCATTATTAACCATTGCCTTATATCATTATCCAGAATACACTGATTTTCTACACCAAATTGTTTTTCCGGCAATTATTTACGGAATGGTTTTTCTATTATGGTTGTTTTGGGTGCGTAACCTTAAAGTAAAATCTAGAAATACTAATGAATAA
- a CDS encoding exosortase F system-associated membrane protein, translating into MNKKATILFILIAIFALVGVRFFEENIFYDPLIHFFKSDYANQTLPDFDTFKLLVSIGFRYVLNTLFSLVIIWLVFEKKDILKLSIILYLILFLLLLIVYLLLLFNYEEGNYLTLFYVRRFLIQPLFLLIFLPAFYFQKKA; encoded by the coding sequence ATGAATAAAAAAGCAACCATACTATTTATATTGATTGCAATATTTGCATTGGTAGGTGTGCGCTTTTTTGAAGAAAATATTTTTTACGATCCTCTTATTCATTTTTTTAAATCAGATTATGCCAATCAAACTCTTCCGGATTTCGATACTTTTAAATTATTAGTAAGTATAGGATTTAGATATGTATTAAACACCCTTTTTTCATTAGTAATAATTTGGTTGGTTTTTGAAAAAAAGGATATTTTAAAACTATCGATTATTCTGTACCTCATTTTGTTTCTTCTCCTTTTAATTGTTTACTTACTACTTTTATTTAACTATGAAGAAGGGAACTATTTAACCCTTTTTTATGTACGTCGCTTTTTAATTCAACCATTGTTCTTATTGATTTTTTTACCTGCATTCTATTTTCAGAAAAAAGCATAA
- a CDS encoding DUF3347 domain-containing protein yields MKKHIFLSVLLVVITLVSCADNKKKTEPEIKTVDTKAESKTYVAAKTDAEFKDEKTAGVFKQYVKLKTALVNTNAEKASQEASNLMTSFANVGVDNVALQAAQNIVESNDIKEQRTAFVAVTTEVEKMMEDALSSGTIYKQYCPMAFNNKGAFWLSESKDIMNPYFGDKMLKCGRVDAEIQ; encoded by the coding sequence ATGAAAAAACACATATTCCTATCCGTTTTATTAGTGGTAATCACTTTAGTCTCTTGTGCAGATAACAAGAAAAAAACCGAACCAGAAATTAAAACAGTCGATACAAAAGCTGAAAGCAAAACCTATGTAGCTGCTAAAACCGATGCTGAGTTTAAAGATGAAAAAACAGCAGGCGTATTTAAACAATACGTAAAATTAAAAACAGCATTAGTTAATACAAATGCAGAAAAAGCATCTCAAGAAGCTTCTAATTTAATGACTTCTTTTGCCAATGTGGGAGTGGATAACGTAGCTTTGCAAGCTGCCCAAAATATTGTAGAAAGCAATGACATTAAAGAGCAACGTACCGCTTTTGTTGCTGTTACTACTGAAGTTGAAAAGATGATGGAGGATGCTCTATCTTCGGGAACAATTTATAAACAGTATTGCCCAATGGCTTTTAATAATAAAGGGGCATTTTGGCTAAGTGAAAGCAAAGATATTATGAATCCTTATTTTGGTGATAAAATGCTAAAATGTGGACGTGTTGATGCGGAAATACAATAA
- a CDS encoding NHL repeat-containing protein, with translation MKKIGVTLLFTISLIACSNPKKENKVNWQPLKTVQLEGVSPLGIAEISNTLWVSDGVGNRIVSIAEKNESVRILDSFSRPMHIATDGKYLFVPEFNANRVKITSGADQSIIPVGDSLAGPSAVAIFENQMAVSYFKGNQVLFTSDGKNWIHIGEHATENKALNQPTDVQITKDSIWVADGYNNRVQIYDKKGKLLSTIGEKENINVAMGLFVSEKELFVTDFENDRVLIYNHEGKLLQELSKDIKSPSDVYLRNENLYILNYLASSLVIYEKGNSSVEK, from the coding sequence ATGAAAAAAATAGGTGTAACGCTACTTTTTACAATTAGTTTAATAGCGTGCTCAAACCCCAAAAAAGAAAATAAAGTAAATTGGCAACCCCTAAAAACTGTACAGTTGGAAGGAGTTAGCCCCTTGGGAATTGCAGAGATAAGCAATACACTGTGGGTAAGTGATGGGGTTGGTAACCGCATTGTTTCCATTGCTGAAAAAAACGAATCAGTTCGTATTTTAGATTCTTTTAGCCGCCCAATGCATATCGCCACAGATGGAAAGTACTTATTTGTTCCGGAATTTAATGCAAACCGTGTTAAAATAACCTCAGGAGCAGATCAATCTATTATACCTGTGGGTGATTCACTTGCTGGTCCTTCTGCTGTTGCAATATTTGAAAACCAAATGGCAGTTTCATATTTTAAAGGGAATCAAGTGCTTTTTACGAGTGACGGTAAAAACTGGATTCATATAGGAGAACATGCTACTGAAAACAAGGCATTAAACCAACCAACTGATGTGCAGATCACAAAAGACAGCATCTGGGTTGCTGATGGGTATAATAATAGGGTGCAGATTTACGATAAAAAAGGAAAGCTACTTAGCACAATTGGGGAGAAAGAAAATATCAATGTGGCAATGGGACTTTTTGTTTCAGAAAAAGAACTGTTTGTAACCGATTTTGAAAACGATAGAGTTTTAATTTATAATCACGAGGGAAAATTGCTTCAAGAACTTTCAAAAGATATAAAAAGTCCTTCAGATGTATATCTCAGAAACGAGAACCTCTATATACTGAATTACTTGGCAAGTAGTTTGGTTATCTATGAAAAGGGAAACTCTTCAGTAGAAAAATAA